The following proteins are encoded in a genomic region of Pseudomonas sp. Os17:
- a CDS encoding PepSY domain-containing protein, with protein sequence MRKVLLLSLVLASPLAIAGPQCTTAERSQWQDPQAFQDQLKAQGYQISKFKVTDGNCYEIYGFDKDQRKVEIYHDPVTGKAVKTEIKG encoded by the coding sequence ATGCGCAAAGTCCTGCTGCTGTCCCTGGTTCTCGCCAGCCCCCTGGCCATCGCCGGCCCGCAATGCACCACCGCCGAACGCTCGCAATGGCAAGACCCGCAAGCCTTCCAGGACCAGCTCAAGGCCCAGGGCTACCAGATCAGCAAGTTCAAGGTCACCGACGGCAACTGCTACGAGATCTACGGCTTCGACAAGGACCAGCGCAAGGTCGAGATCTACCACGACCCGGTGACCGGCAAGGCAGTGAAGACCGAGATCAAAGGCTGA
- a CDS encoding cytochrome b/b6 domain-containing protein: MPHASLRLWDPLVRLFHLSIAGVFIGNYFFNEAGDDWHVWLGYYAMAWLLLRTLWGFVGPRSARWSDFWPTRARLARHLRSLWAGRPEHRLGHSPLGALVMLLMLLALVLIGVSGFLMEEVDALWGADWPLQVHETSADVLLGLVLLHVCAAIFESFQVRDNLPLSMLTGRRRPLPGPERR, encoded by the coding sequence ATGCCGCACGCGTCCCTGCGGCTGTGGGACCCGCTGGTGCGACTGTTTCACCTGTCCATCGCCGGGGTCTTTATCGGCAACTACTTCTTCAATGAAGCCGGTGACGACTGGCACGTCTGGCTGGGTTACTACGCCATGGCCTGGCTGCTGTTGCGCACGCTGTGGGGATTTGTCGGGCCGCGCAGTGCGCGCTGGTCCGACTTCTGGCCGACCCGGGCCCGGCTGGCGCGGCACCTGCGCTCGCTGTGGGCCGGGCGCCCCGAGCACCGCCTGGGGCATTCACCCCTCGGGGCTTTGGTGATGCTGCTGATGCTGCTGGCCCTGGTGCTGATCGGCGTCAGCGGTTTCTTGATGGAGGAGGTCGATGCCCTGTGGGGCGCCGACTGGCCGCTGCAAGTGCACGAAACCAGCGCCGATGTGCTGCTGGGCCTGGTGCTGCTGCATGTGTGCGCGGCGATTTTTGAAAGCTTCCAAGTGCGCGACAACCTGCCGTTGTCGATGCTCACCGGCCGCCGCCGACCCTTGCCGGGTCCTGAGCGGCGCTGA
- a CDS encoding ATP-binding protein produces MNSVRTRILLPVLVLVLLGDLLISWLVLRDSHHEIEEVYDAQLAQSARLLQGVLRQRDPAQQTDAADWERLHQAFDQAMSRVGVDGAAHPYETRLTFQVWRDDGQLLMRSAEAPLLDAPPTTLGAHDILENGKDWCAFLLADPQQGLLIWVGERDDIRQDLIQRIVRHTLWPTLIGVPLLALLIWLTIGWGLAPLRAMARAIRGRSSDTLQPLGLKPLPQDLEPMQTALNQLLAQIDSLLERERRFIADAAHELRTPLAILRIHAQNAQSAGTPEQRREALDFLVNGVDRATRIASQLLTMARIEPQLNSPRLSRVDLSALVREELAELTPLALEKEVELVLEGEEGWQIDTDPVALAIALQNLVTNALNFAPAGSEVRVGLRPQADGAMHLCVEDAGPGIDEKDRGRLLERFYSQGNAHGAGLGLAIVQMIVSKIGGRLELRNRPEGGLCALLRLGPVL; encoded by the coding sequence ATGAACTCGGTGCGCACGCGGATTCTGCTGCCGGTCCTGGTCCTGGTGCTGCTGGGGGATTTGCTGATCAGCTGGCTGGTGCTGCGCGACAGCCACCATGAAATCGAAGAGGTCTACGACGCCCAGCTGGCCCAGAGCGCGCGGCTGCTGCAAGGGGTGCTGCGCCAGCGCGACCCGGCTCAACAGACGGACGCGGCGGACTGGGAACGCCTGCACCAGGCCTTCGACCAGGCCATGAGCCGGGTCGGCGTGGACGGCGCCGCCCACCCCTATGAAACCCGCCTGACCTTCCAGGTGTGGCGCGACGACGGCCAGTTGCTGATGCGCTCCGCCGAGGCCCCGCTGCTGGACGCGCCGCCCACCACCCTGGGGGCCCACGACATCCTGGAAAACGGCAAGGACTGGTGCGCCTTTCTCTTGGCCGACCCGCAGCAAGGCCTGCTGATCTGGGTCGGCGAACGGGATGACATTCGCCAGGACCTGATCCAGCGCATCGTGCGCCATACCCTGTGGCCGACCCTGATCGGCGTGCCGCTGCTGGCGCTGCTGATCTGGCTGACCATCGGCTGGGGCCTGGCGCCGCTGCGGGCCATGGCCCGGGCCATTCGCGGGCGCAGCAGCGACACCTTGCAGCCGCTCGGGCTCAAGCCCCTGCCCCAGGACCTGGAACCGATGCAGACCGCCCTCAACCAGTTGTTGGCCCAGATCGACAGCCTGCTGGAACGCGAGCGGCGCTTTATCGCCGACGCCGCCCATGAACTGCGCACGCCCCTGGCGATCCTGCGGATTCATGCGCAGAACGCCCAGAGCGCCGGCACCCCGGAACAGCGCCGGGAGGCCCTGGACTTTCTGGTCAACGGCGTCGACCGCGCCACCCGTATCGCCAGCCAGTTGCTGACCATGGCGCGCATCGAGCCACAGCTGAACAGCCCGCGCCTGAGCCGGGTCGATCTCAGCGCCCTGGTGCGCGAAGAGCTGGCGGAACTGACGCCTTTGGCCCTGGAGAAAGAGGTCGAACTGGTGCTGGAAGGCGAAGAAGGCTGGCAGATCGACACCGACCCGGTGGCCCTGGCCATTGCCCTGCAGAACCTGGTGACCAACGCCCTGAACTTCGCCCCGGCGGGCAGCGAAGTGCGGGTCGGCCTGCGGCCCCAGGCCGATGGCGCGATGCACCTGTGCGTGGAAGACGCAGGACCGGGTATCGACGAAAAGGATCGCGGACGTTTGCTGGAGCGTTTCTACAGCCAGGGCAACGCCCATGGCGCTGGGCTGGGGCTGGCGATTGTGCAGATGATCGTCAGCAAGATCGGTGGCCGTCTGGAATTGCGCAATCGGCCTGAGGGCGGGTTGTGTGCGTTGTTGCGGCTGGGGCCGGTGCTTTAG
- a CDS encoding response regulator: MRLLLVEDDRALGQGIRVALSAEGYTLDWLQDGASALHALRTESFDLLLLDLGLPRLDGLELLQQLRAARQDLPVLILTARDGTAERIAGLDAGADDYLVKPFDVEEFKARVRALLRRSQGRAQPLLEHAGICLDPANQQVHYQDAEVVLTPMEYQLLHQLMVRPGKVVTRERLSRALYGWQDRVESNTLEVLIHNLRKKLCSELIRTVRGVGYVLELKP; encoded by the coding sequence ATGCGCCTGCTGCTTGTCGAAGATGATCGTGCCCTCGGCCAGGGCATCCGCGTGGCCCTGAGCGCCGAAGGCTACACCCTGGACTGGCTGCAGGATGGCGCCAGCGCCCTGCATGCCCTGCGCACGGAAAGCTTCGACCTGTTGCTGCTGGACCTGGGCCTGCCGCGGCTCGACGGCCTGGAATTGCTCCAGCAATTGCGCGCCGCCCGCCAGGACCTGCCGGTGCTGATTCTCACCGCCCGCGACGGCACCGCCGAGCGCATCGCCGGGCTGGATGCCGGGGCCGACGACTACCTGGTCAAGCCCTTCGATGTCGAGGAATTCAAGGCCCGGGTCCGCGCCCTGCTGCGCCGCAGCCAGGGTCGTGCCCAGCCGCTGCTGGAGCACGCCGGTATCTGCCTCGATCCGGCCAACCAGCAGGTGCACTACCAGGACGCCGAGGTGGTGCTCACCCCCATGGAATACCAGTTGCTGCATCAGCTGATGGTGCGCCCGGGCAAAGTGGTGACCCGCGAACGCCTGTCCCGGGCGCTGTACGGCTGGCAGGACCGGGTCGAGAGCAACACCCTGGAAGTGCTGATCCACAACCTGCGCAAGAAGCTCTGCAGCGAGCTGATCCGCACCGTGCGCGGCGTCGGTTATGTGCTGGAGCTCAAGCCATGA
- a CDS encoding sialidase family protein encodes MRALSFRLSFICSSLLLAAVFIAAWRSHPPHQLAPFAQAAVSSDTATTDSTPQYNSRFVSSDLDDFVHSSSVTALPGGDLMAVWFAGSREGAADVQVRSARFDAKTGEWGAEQVLATRESTRDGTGRYIRKLGNPVIALGPDQRLWMFYVSVSVGGWATSAINLMVSDDLGRSWSAPRQLVTSPFFNISTLVRAAPVFHADGAIGLPVYHEFMGKFAEYLYLSADGAVIDKFRISRGKHSLQPTIVPLDERRAVAMLRYAGDTHHKVLASRTEDAGQTWSEPYPLQPSNPNSSLAAVGTDDQGLLVALNDLQDGRFRLSLYGTDAGLSQWRPLVELDQSPDPLGQPFSHEAYKDIIGEGFRASSGARRQPLEQRFLSNLDYRVCKPQGCDFEYEYPYFSRGSDGLYHLVYSWNNTFIKHVSFNAAWLAERL; translated from the coding sequence ATGCGTGCGCTGTCCTTTCGCCTGAGCTTCATCTGCAGCAGTCTGCTCTTGGCCGCCGTCTTTATCGCCGCCTGGCGCAGCCATCCGCCTCATCAACTGGCGCCGTTTGCCCAGGCTGCGGTCAGCAGTGATACGGCTACGACCGACAGTACGCCGCAATACAACAGCCGCTTCGTCTCCTCGGACCTGGATGACTTCGTGCATTCGTCCTCGGTGACCGCCTTGCCCGGCGGCGACCTGATGGCGGTGTGGTTCGCCGGCTCCCGAGAGGGCGCCGCCGATGTGCAAGTGCGCAGCGCACGCTTTGACGCCAAGACTGGCGAGTGGGGCGCCGAGCAGGTGCTGGCCACCCGCGAATCGACCCGTGACGGCACCGGGCGCTACATCCGCAAGCTCGGCAACCCGGTGATCGCCCTGGGCCCGGACCAGCGCCTGTGGATGTTCTACGTTTCGGTGTCGGTGGGCGGTTGGGCCACCAGCGCCATCAACCTGATGGTCTCCGACGACCTGGGGCGCAGCTGGTCGGCGCCGCGGCAGTTGGTGACCTCGCCGTTCTTCAACATCAGCACCCTGGTGCGCGCCGCGCCGGTGTTCCATGCCGACGGCGCCATCGGCCTGCCGGTGTACCACGAGTTCATGGGCAAGTTCGCCGAGTACCTGTACCTGAGCGCCGACGGCGCGGTGATCGACAAATTCCGCATCAGCCGCGGCAAGCACTCCCTGCAACCGACCATCGTGCCCCTGGACGAACGCCGCGCCGTGGCCATGCTGCGCTACGCCGGCGACACCCACCACAAGGTCCTGGCCAGCCGCACCGAAGACGCCGGGCAGACCTGGAGCGAGCCGTATCCGCTGCAACCGTCCAACCCCAATTCGTCGCTGGCGGCGGTGGGCACCGACGACCAGGGCCTGCTGGTGGCCCTCAACGACCTGCAGGACGGGCGCTTCAGACTCAGCCTGTACGGCACCGACGCCGGCCTCAGCCAATGGCGCCCCCTGGTGGAACTGGACCAGTCCCCCGACCCTTTGGGCCAGCCGTTTTCCCACGAGGCCTACAAGGACATCATCGGTGAAGGCTTCCGCGCTTCCAGCGGTGCCCGGCGCCAGCCCCTGGAACAGCGCTTCTTGAGCAACCTCGACTACCGGGTGTGCAAGCCCCAGGGCTGCGACTTCGAGTACGAGTACCCCTACTTCAGTCGCGGGTCGGACGGCCTGTACCACCTGGTCTATTCCTGGAACAACACCTTTATCAAGCACGTCAGCTTCAACGCGGCGTGGCTGGCGGAGCGCCTGTGA
- a CDS encoding sulfite exporter TauE/SafE family protein, with translation MELLGAYWAEHWVLAILLLGAIAFVAGFVDSIAGGGGLFLVPGFLLVGLPPQVALGQEKLVSTLGTLAAIRNFLVNSKMVWKVALVGVPFSLLGAYLGAHLIVSISQETVGKIILALIPFGILIFLTPKDRPVQEHVLSDAMLFTVVPLTCLVIGFYDGFFGPGTGSMFIIAFHYLLKMDLVSSSANSKTFNFASNIGALVAFIMAGKVIYLLALPLVACNILGNHLGSALAIRKGNDVVRKVLVLSMMCLFASLGVKYLA, from the coding sequence ATGGAACTGTTAGGAGCCTATTGGGCTGAACACTGGGTATTGGCGATTCTGCTGCTGGGCGCCATTGCTTTCGTCGCCGGCTTTGTCGACAGCATTGCCGGCGGGGGCGGGCTGTTCCTGGTACCGGGATTCTTGCTGGTGGGCCTGCCGCCGCAGGTGGCGCTGGGCCAGGAAAAGCTGGTCAGCACCCTGGGCACCCTGGCGGCGATCAGAAACTTTCTGGTCAACAGCAAGATGGTCTGGAAAGTGGCGCTGGTCGGCGTGCCGTTTTCCCTGCTCGGTGCCTACCTGGGGGCGCACCTGATTGTGTCGATCTCGCAGGAAACCGTGGGCAAGATCATCCTGGCGTTGATCCCCTTCGGCATCCTGATTTTCCTCACCCCCAAGGACCGGCCCGTGCAGGAGCACGTGCTGTCCGATGCCATGCTGTTTACCGTGGTGCCCCTGACCTGCCTGGTCATCGGCTTCTATGACGGCTTCTTCGGCCCGGGCACCGGCAGCATGTTCATCATCGCCTTTCACTACCTGCTGAAAATGGACCTGGTCTCCAGCTCGGCCAACTCCAAGACCTTCAACTTCGCGTCCAACATCGGCGCCCTGGTGGCGTTCATCATGGCCGGCAAGGTGATCTACCTGCTGGCCCTGCCATTGGTGGCCTGCAACATTTTGGGCAACCACCTGGGCAGTGCCCTGGCCATTCGCAAGGGCAACGACGTGGTGCGCAAGGTGCTGGTGCTCTCGATGATGTGTCTGTTCGCCAGCCTCGGCGTGAAATACCTGGCCTGA
- a CDS encoding aminotransferase-like domain-containing protein yields MWVPQYSGHAQPVYLMIADALEQDIRSGRLSPEDRLPTLKELAEALKVTPGTVGRAYDEAAKRGLVVGEVGRGTFVLPAKTRTAPAAAQTVADSHSAQIDLSIIKPNDANVGMWLRDSIGELAQSTDLNRVLDYATDGGHAVHKQAGARWVQRSLPEARWQQIVLTSGAQHGLLVAINSLSNTNDLILCEEHCYPGIISLAHSLDRRLMGVQIDEYGLVPEAFRAACQEHRPALLVCVTTHQNPTNSIMPPERREAIAQIAREYDVFIIDDDIYGFLETHTMHKPISAYAPERSIYLTSLSKSILPALRIGYLYAPPETLSRLSSMVRSSVWMPSPMMAQLASNLINSGTGEQLIKVQQQEAAVRQQMAREILGNYQISSQPNSFHIWLVLPEPWNCDEFANLARAQGVTVVSGSQFLAQRTTASRGVRIALMSPSRAELSFALTKLASLLASPEPRLFY; encoded by the coding sequence ATGTGGGTTCCTCAATACAGCGGCCACGCGCAGCCGGTTTACCTAATGATTGCCGACGCCCTGGAGCAAGACATTCGCTCCGGGCGCCTGAGCCCTGAAGATCGGCTGCCCACCCTCAAGGAGCTGGCCGAGGCCTTGAAAGTCACGCCCGGCACCGTGGGTCGTGCCTATGACGAAGCGGCCAAGCGCGGGCTGGTGGTGGGGGAAGTCGGACGCGGGACCTTTGTCCTGCCGGCCAAGACCAGGACGGCACCTGCCGCAGCACAAACCGTCGCCGATAGCCACAGCGCGCAGATCGATCTGTCGATCATCAAGCCCAATGACGCCAACGTCGGGATGTGGCTGCGCGATTCCATTGGCGAGCTGGCACAGTCGACCGACCTGAACCGGGTTCTGGACTACGCCACCGATGGCGGGCACGCCGTGCACAAGCAGGCCGGCGCCCGCTGGGTGCAGCGCAGCCTGCCCGAGGCGCGCTGGCAGCAGATCGTGCTCACCAGCGGCGCACAGCACGGCCTGCTGGTGGCCATCAACAGCCTGTCCAACACCAACGACCTGATTCTCTGCGAAGAGCATTGCTACCCCGGGATCATCTCCCTGGCCCACAGCCTGGACAGGCGCCTGATGGGCGTGCAGATCGATGAATACGGGCTGGTGCCCGAGGCCTTCCGCGCCGCGTGCCAGGAACACCGTCCGGCCCTGCTGGTGTGCGTGACCACTCACCAGAACCCGACCAACTCGATCATGCCGCCGGAGCGCCGCGAAGCCATCGCCCAGATCGCCCGCGAATATGATGTGTTCATCATCGACGATGACATCTATGGTTTTCTGGAAACCCACACGATGCACAAGCCGATCTCGGCCTACGCCCCCGAGCGTTCGATCTACCTGACCAGCCTGTCGAAAAGCATCCTGCCGGCCCTGCGCATCGGTTACCTGTACGCCCCGCCCGAAACCCTCTCGCGCCTGTCGTCCATGGTCCGCAGCAGTGTATGGATGCCCTCGCCGATGATGGCGCAACTGGCCAGCAACCTGATCAACAGCGGCACCGGCGAGCAGTTGATCAAGGTCCAGCAGCAAGAGGCGGCGGTGCGCCAGCAAATGGCGCGGGAGATTCTTGGCAACTATCAGATCAGCAGCCAGCCCAACAGCTTTCACATCTGGCTGGTATTGCCCGAGCCCTGGAACTGCGATGAGTTTGCCAACCTGGCCCGCGCCCAGGGGGTCACCGTGGTCAGCGGCAGCCAGTTCCTGGCTCAGCGCACCACGGCCAGCCGCGGCGTGCGCATTGCCTTGATGTCGCCGAGCCGCGCCGAACTGAGCTTTGCCCTGACCAAGCTGGCCAGCCTGCTCGCCTCACCCGAGCCGCGGCTGTTCTACTGA
- a CDS encoding TauD/TfdA family dioxygenase: MSQTPLEFEATKDIYFQLKEQAQDVLGAALTRQIRAFVEDPDITSMVIRNCPRDRDIPPTPYSGVLSPKSTPIACLVSLSLQSLLGIHPVVYEGENDGRLFRHVIPSRTSSSQKSSHGSRLRFSYHVDNPDLPLSSEALGELSCCPEYLSFFGMRCDPRINTTLVNLDDVIEQLPAATVRELSLPQFEVRRPDSFASQRRSTPNLAVLVRGAANEWLCRFDSENTYGMNATAELALNALRTLLETRRFDEPHLLLPGDFMIFKNQRVLHARDGFEPQNDGADRWLLRVFAVNDLNRVRFARADHLYEVLC; the protein is encoded by the coding sequence TTGAGTCAGACGCCTCTGGAATTCGAGGCCACCAAAGACATTTACTTTCAGCTCAAGGAACAGGCCCAGGATGTACTGGGGGCCGCCCTGACCCGACAGATCCGGGCATTTGTCGAAGACCCCGACATCACCTCGATGGTGATTCGCAACTGCCCGCGAGACCGGGACATTCCGCCGACGCCTTACTCCGGCGTGTTGAGCCCCAAGAGCACCCCCATCGCCTGCCTGGTCAGCCTTTCGCTGCAAAGCCTGCTGGGTATCCATCCGGTGGTCTATGAAGGGGAGAATGACGGGCGCCTGTTTCGCCATGTGATTCCTTCACGCACTTCTTCCAGTCAGAAAAGCTCGCACGGTTCGCGCCTGCGCTTCTCCTACCACGTCGACAACCCGGACTTGCCGCTGTCCTCCGAAGCGCTCGGCGAGCTTTCCTGCTGCCCGGAATACCTGTCGTTCTTCGGCATGCGTTGCGATCCACGGATCAACACCACGCTGGTCAATCTGGACGACGTGATCGAGCAACTGCCGGCGGCCACCGTGCGCGAACTGAGCCTGCCGCAGTTCGAAGTGCGCCGCCCGGACTCGTTCGCCAGCCAACGCCGTTCAACGCCCAACCTGGCGGTGTTGGTGCGCGGCGCGGCCAACGAGTGGCTGTGCCGTTTCGACAGTGAAAACACCTACGGCATGAACGCCACCGCCGAGCTGGCGCTCAATGCCCTGCGCACGCTGCTGGAAACCCGTCGCTTCGATGAACCGCACCTGCTGCTGCCCGGGGATTTCATGATCTTCAAGAACCAGCGAGTGCTTCACGCTCGGGACGGTTTCGAGCCGCAAAACGACGGCGCCGACCGCTGGCTGTTGCGCGTGTTTGCGGTCAATGACCTGAACCGCGTGCGCTTTGCGCGAGCCGACCATCTGTATGAAGTCCTTTGCTGA
- a CDS encoding SDR family NAD(P)-dependent oxidoreductase, producing MKTAFVTGASAGFGQAICRRLIAEGYRVIGGARRMDKLQRLEQELGENFIALELDVTDKTSLERAVEQIHEASLAIDLLVNNAGLALGIERAQQSSAQNWERMIATNITGLALITQRVLPRMVEANSGLIINIGSIAGTYPYPGGNVYGASKAFVKQFSLNLRADLAGTRVRVTNIEPGLCSGTDFSVVRLNGDMEAVHALYKDVEAIRPEDIANTVCWIAQQPEHLNINSIEIMPVAQSSAALNVVRNL from the coding sequence ATGAAAACCGCATTTGTGACCGGCGCCTCGGCCGGCTTTGGCCAAGCGATCTGTCGCCGACTGATCGCCGAAGGCTATCGCGTGATCGGTGGCGCGCGGCGCATGGACAAGCTTCAGCGCCTGGAGCAGGAGCTGGGTGAGAACTTCATCGCCCTGGAGCTGGATGTCACCGACAAGACCTCCCTGGAACGGGCGGTGGAACAGATCCATGAGGCGTCCCTGGCCATTGATCTGCTGGTCAACAACGCCGGGCTGGCGCTGGGCATCGAACGTGCCCAGCAAAGCAGCGCGCAAAACTGGGAGCGCATGATCGCCACCAACATCACCGGCCTGGCGCTGATTACCCAGCGCGTCCTGCCCCGCATGGTCGAGGCCAACAGCGGGCTGATCATCAACATCGGCTCGATTGCCGGCACCTATCCCTATCCGGGCGGCAACGTCTATGGCGCCAGCAAGGCCTTCGTCAAACAGTTCAGCCTGAACCTGCGCGCGGACCTGGCCGGCACCCGGGTGCGGGTAACCAACATCGAACCGGGCCTGTGTTCCGGCACCGACTTCTCGGTGGTGCGGCTTAACGGCGACATGGAAGCGGTGCACGCCTTGTACAAGGATGTTGAAGCCATCCGCCCCGAGGACATCGCCAACACCGTGTGCTGGATCGCCCAGCAGCCGGAGCATCTGAACATCAACTCCATCGAAATCATGCCCGTGGCGCAGAGCAGCGCGGCGTTGAATGTCGTGCGCAACCTTTGA